From the Kogia breviceps isolate mKogBre1 chromosome 3, mKogBre1 haplotype 1, whole genome shotgun sequence genome, one window contains:
- the CEBPE gene encoding CCAAT/enhancer-binding protein epsilon: protein MSHGTYYECEPRAGQQPLEFSGARVGPGELGDMCEHEASIDLSAYIESGEEQLLSDLFAVKPAPDARGLKGPGTPAFPHYLPPDPRPFAYPPHTFGPDRKALGPGIYSTPGSYDPRAVAVKEEPRGPEGSRGASRSGYNPLQYQVAHCGQTAMHLPPALAAPSQPLRVLKAPLATAATPCSPLLKAPSPAGASHKGKKAVNKDSLEYRLRRERNNIAVRKSRDKAKRRILETQQKVLEYMAENERLRSRVEQLTQELDTLRNLFRQIPEAANLIKGVGGCS from the exons ATGTCCCACGGGACCTACTACGAGTGCGAGCCCCGGGCTGGCCAGCAGCCACTTGAATTCTCAGGGGCCCGAGTGGGGCCTGGGGAGCTGGGGGACATGTGTGAGCATGAGGCCTCCATCGATCTGTCTGCCTACATCGAGTCTGGGGAGGAACAGCTCCTCTCTGACCTCTTTGCTGTGAAGCCGGCACCTGATGCCCGAGGCCTTAAGGGCCCTGGAACCCCTGCCTTCCCCCACTACCTGCCGCCTGACCCGCGGCCCTTCGCCTACCCGCCACATACCTTCGGCCCCGACAGGAAGGCCTTGGGGCCTGGCATCTACAGCACCCCAGGGAGCTACGACCCCAGGGCTGTGGCTGTGAAGGAAGAGCCTCGGGGGCCCGAGGGCAGCCGGGGGGCCAGCCGCAGCGGCTACAACCCTCTGCAGTACCAAGTGGCGCACTGTGGGCAGACGGCCATGCACCTGCCCCCGGCCCTGGCAGCACCCAGCCAGCCCTTGCGCGTCCTCAAG GCCCCTTTGGCCACTGCCGCAACCCCCTGCAGCCCCCTCCTCAAGGCGCCCTCACCGGCTGGCGCCTCGCACAAGGGCAAGAAGGCGGTGAACAAAGACAGCCTAGAGTACCGGCTGCGGCGGGAACGGAACAACATCGCGGTGCGCAAGAGCCGGGACAAGGCCAAGAGGCGCATTCTGGAGACTCAGCAGAAGGTGCTAGAGTACATGGCTGAGAATGAGCGTCTGCGCAGCCGCGTGGAACAGCTGACCCAGGAGCTGGACACCCTTCGCAACCTCTTCCGCCAGATCCCTGAGGCCGCCAACCTCATCAAGGGTGTAGGGGGCTGCAGCTGA
- the CIROP gene encoding LOW QUALITY PROTEIN: ciliated left-right organizer metallopeptidase (The sequence of the model RefSeq protein was modified relative to this genomic sequence to represent the inferred CDS: inserted 4 bases in 3 codons; deleted 1 base in 1 codon; substituted 5 bases at 5 genomic stop codons) yields MFARRCCHHRSPWRTATSTCLHDKTQXRLSFLRPPFSQLPPNLRSSSLTLPGSQDPQPLQIQTCHIGNPVSEGAWGPEGGRVRGESQALAPGREAAQQLQGVLAAPPRQGLLLLHRDPAQYCHAVWGDPDTPNYHRCSLLKPGYQGHSCLGAKVRMTXHIWGSEGNCTLAGTIVFCAHLTSPSLSHSDMVMATLHELLHALGFSGQLFEKWRDYPSGPSVSENCSTSQQVTRRDEWGQLLLTTXLAKHLGLLGVSLGTPLSEEVRMRTPWGDGRKKKRSGGTSYLLPRGPLSSHWEAWLLQNCIMTATYDGTQRTRLDPITLAAFKDSGWCQVNHSTAEELLWGWGSGLEFGLVTTCGNGTSDFFCTGSGRGCYYLHLDKGSCSSHLMLEGXCRYKLLASGSECRRKENGFPPGAENPHGEIYHPHSCCFLANLTSQLLPVDKIRHPSQIPHLKEANXPGHCYLHQCTERGVYKVQVGXSPWVPCLPGKAIQIPGNNGHLFCSLGWLCXTNEGTDAINITYPPVSLSTXPIISAVFRISWGPPGHSLGKEEGKELTEAVLQGSEIQTSIWCYFHSLLITTSLVFTMHMWKFPGCQGPSVGMLHRALTLTLQKKPLEVYYGGATFTIEYSKLLLTSDHNPSMTHLSLSMGLCLMSLILVVALETMAYQKRATLQVGPPAPYHSLEPQGATGGPVGGMREV; encoded by the exons ATGTTTGCAAGACGTTGCTGCCACCACCGCTCCCCCTGGAGGACTGCCACAAGCACGTGTCTACATGACAAGACACA ACGTTTGAGCTTTCTCAGGCCCCCTTTCTCCCAGCTTCCCCCAAATCTCCGCtcttcctccctcaccctccctgGCTCCCAGGATCCTCAACCCCTCCAAATCCAAACCTGTCATATCGGAAATCCTGTATCAGAGGGAGCTTGGGGTCCTGAGGGAGGCAGGGTGAGAGGGGAATCCCAAGCCCTGGCACCAGGGAGAGAGGCTGCTCAGCAGCTCCAGGGTGTCCTAGCAG CCCCTCCAAGGCAAGGACTCCTGCTTCTGCATCGAGACCCTGCACAGTACTGCCATGCTGTCTGGGGAGACCCAGACACCCCAAACTACCACAG GTGCAGCCTCTTGAAACCAGGATACCAAGGACATAGTTGCTTGGGGGCCAAGGTGAGAATGACTTAGCACATTTGGGGATCTGAAGGCAATTGTACCCTTGCTGGTACAATTGTCTTCTGTGCCCATCTCaccagccccagcctcagccaCAGTGACATGGTCATG GCCACACTCCATGAACTGCTCCATGCCCTGGGTTTCTCTGGACAGCTCTTCGAGAAGTGGAGGGATTACCCTTCAGGACCCAGCG TCAGCGAGAACTGTTCTACAAGTCAACAAGTGACAAGGCGAGATGAGTGGGGACAGCTGCTTCTCACCA GCCTGGCCAAACACTTGGGACTGCTAGGGGTTTCCCTGGGCACTCCCTTGTCAGAAGAGGTGAGGATGAGAACACCTTGGGGtgatggaaggaagaagaaacGGTCAGGTGGCACCAGCTATCTCCTCCCAAGGGGCCCTTTGTCTTCACACTGGGAGGCCTGGCTACTCCAGAACTGTATAATGACTGCTACCTACGATGGCACCCAGCGCACTCGGCTTGACCCAATCACTCTCGCTGCCTTCAAAGACTCAGGCTGGTGCCAGGTCAACCACAGCACTGCAGAGGAGCTGTTGTGGGGCTGGG GGTCTGGCCTGGAATTTGGCCTGGTGACCACCTGTGGGAATGGCACCTCAGACTTCTTCTGTACTGGCAG CGGACGGGGCTGCTACTACCTGCACCTGGACAAGGGAAGCTGCTCCTCACACCTTATGCTGGAAGGCTGATGCAGGTATAAGCTCTTGGCCAGTGGA AGTGAATGCCGGAGGAAGGAAAATGGATTCCCACCTGGGGCAGAGAATCCCCATGGGGAGATCTACCATCCCCATAGTTGTTGCTTCCTTGCCAACCTCACTTCACAGCTGCTTCCTGTGGACAAGATCAGGCATCCCTCTCAGATCCCACACCTCAAGGAAGCAA CCCCTGGCCACTGCTACTTACATCAGTGCACAGAGAGGGGAGTGTACAAGGTGCAGGTGGGGTGATCACCCTGGGTCCCATGCCTTCCAGGAAAGGCTATTCAG ATACCTGGGAACAATGGCCATCTCTTCTGTTCCCTGGGTTGGCTCTGTTAGACAAATGAAGGTACCGATGCTATCAATATTACTTACCCACCCGTAAGTCTTTCAACCTGACCTATTATTTCAGCTGTCTTTAGGATTAGCTGGGGTCCCCCAGGCCACTCCCTGGGGAAGGAAGAGGGCAAAGAGCTAACTGAAGCAGTTCTACAAGGCTCTG AGATCCAAACGTCCATTTGGTGCTATTTCCACAGTCTCTTGATTACCACCAGTCTGGTCTTCACTATGCATATGTGGAAATTCCCTGGCTGCCAAGGGCCTTCAGTTGGTATGCTGCACagggccctgaccctgactctccAGAAGAAACCTCTAGAAGTATATTATGGAGGAGCCACCTTTACCATAGAATACAGCAA GCTTCTACTTACCTCGGACCATAATCCTTCCATGACACACCTCAGTCTGTCCATG GGACTCTGCCTAATGTCGCTTATCCTGGTGGTTGCATTGGAAACCATGGCCTATCAGAAACGAGCTACTCTTCAGGTGGGACCTCCTGCCCCTTACCATTCACTAGAGCCCCAAGGTGCAACAGGGGGCCCAGTTGGAGGAATGAGGGAGGTGTGA
- the C3H14orf119 gene encoding uncharacterized protein C14orf119 homolog → MPLGSSSSSMPLSFPSPLPSVPDNISNSSPPPMSYITSQEMKCILHWFASWSGPQRERFLQDLVAKAVPGKLQPLLESLEQLSVSGANRPPCIFECQLRLWDQWFRGWAEQERNEFVRQLEVSEPDFVAKFYRAVAATAGKD, encoded by the coding sequence ATGCCACTGGGATCATCTTCCTCTTCGATGCCGCtatccttcccttctcccttacCCTCGGTACCAGACAATATTTCtaactcttcccctcccccaatgtCTTACATCACTTCCCAGGAGATGAAGTGTATTCTTCACTGGTTTGCCAGCTGGTCAGGTCCTCAGCGTGAACGTTTCCTACAGGACCTGGTAGCTAAGGCAGTACCGGGAAAATTGCAGCCACTGCTGGAAAGTCTGGAGCAGCTTAGCGTGTCTGGAGCAAACCGACCACCTTGTATCTTTGAGTGCCAGCTACGTCTTTGGGATCAGTGGTTTCGAGGCTGGGCTGAGCAGGAGCGCAATGAATTTGTCCGGCAGCTGGAGGTCAGTGAGCCAGACTTCGTTGCAAAGTTTTACCGAGCAGTGGCTGCTACCGCTGGTAAAGACTGA